The following are encoded in a window of Arthrobacter sp. OAP107 genomic DNA:
- a CDS encoding DUF6603 domain-containing protein: protein MAEDKKPNLFQKIANLVKELIDWLEETFSDPALSAQILADLGLDSSAPPTPKKVDPATTAKIQEFVAKQDVDKAALAATIAEVKALVDTGLTFADAVKTDGVTGIDVLWLMFKTFAIDSLQARNPAGYGLVSLVGLATEDEEALNQLDLGPLVRLFEGKVPADSTDVIDRLSFLAGTTVVGLDSAVTTVGGRIDAAYGWDPEPGDSPDTVSIAARSLSIKFIIPDLPAQPVLTLIGVPAEHGGPGVVVSLGAALQLVYEGKKTVYTFDGGARGAFTVYVGAGSPRALGGFSPSLSLRAEPKPNDGGLPAFVLGTSNGTRLEVGSVVWGLEIGPDHAGFRIGARKGKLVVSLGEGDGFLQNLPGGNIEVPFDLGLIMDTKGGVRFEGGSGLKVNLPVAATLYGVFTVQYFQLEVVLSDRVRLELRGGFGVKLGPFQASVDQLGLGADITSFKDGADFGETVRFLPPKGIGLRLDAGAVKGGGYLFIDAQRGEYAGALELTIVGVFSVKAICLISTRRADGSEGYSLLLMIYGQFSVHIAFGIFLTGIGGLIGLHHRVDLEALTAGMKSGVLDDVLFPNNPVADAPRIINRYKQLFPVEPDSLLIGPMLELSFSEPPIVYVRLGLIFEVRNALAGDKPLAVSKVVLVGQLLAQLPPKATGAPAILKLLIDVVGFYDVEEKFLMIRARLRDSFVGIEGFATLNLSGELLLAMHFGDDPSFVLSAGGFHPAFKEFPPGVPHELERLAVSFGIGPIHLRCENYFAITSNSVQAGFKISLKADFDVAAIEGWLAFDAMLYLAPRFRFMVGVDFKVSVEAFGESLCSVTVKMQLEGPGEWRAKGEFGFSILFWDVSVPFDEKWGSAPAVDSGSISASALMLQELRDPQRLLPEAPVGGDALVTLAAVEGITLPLAHPLGRLTVRQRVVPFEVPIDRIGTKKLTEGTVAFAVAAVLVGDVPTAAREPVLDHFARGQYMDLSEDERLGGHSFERFPCGVSVGTSAYAVAGTSRTVAATYEEKILEPESTISRFPWTLYALATPVLTLDSRLLQVHVALGAASQSPRAHEASLAAGGPVGGATVLHDAPLMLVHPKTLEHVASLLPSVAGSTAVAEFRAAAAGAVVVEAFELGGL, encoded by the coding sequence GTGGCCGAGGATAAAAAGCCGAATCTTTTCCAAAAAATCGCGAATCTCGTTAAAGAACTGATCGATTGGCTTGAGGAGACTTTCAGCGATCCGGCACTGTCGGCTCAAATTCTTGCCGATCTGGGACTTGATTCTTCTGCGCCGCCGACGCCAAAAAAGGTGGATCCTGCCACGACTGCAAAGATTCAGGAATTTGTCGCCAAACAGGATGTGGACAAGGCGGCTTTGGCCGCCACGATCGCCGAGGTAAAAGCTCTGGTGGACACGGGTCTTACCTTCGCGGACGCCGTCAAAACCGACGGCGTGACAGGCATAGATGTGTTATGGCTGATGTTCAAGACCTTTGCCATCGACTCGCTGCAAGCCCGCAATCCGGCGGGCTACGGGCTGGTCAGTCTGGTGGGCTTGGCCACGGAGGATGAGGAAGCCCTTAATCAACTGGATCTGGGACCCCTGGTGCGGTTGTTCGAAGGAAAGGTGCCCGCCGATTCCACGGATGTGATCGATCGGCTGTCCTTTCTGGCAGGCACCACGGTAGTGGGCTTGGACAGTGCCGTCACCACAGTCGGCGGGCGGATAGACGCCGCTTATGGCTGGGATCCTGAGCCGGGCGATTCACCGGACACAGTGTCTATTGCTGCCCGGTCCTTAAGCATCAAGTTCATCATCCCAGATCTGCCTGCCCAACCCGTGCTGACACTGATCGGCGTGCCTGCCGAGCATGGCGGCCCCGGTGTGGTGGTCTCACTGGGGGCGGCGTTGCAACTTGTATACGAGGGGAAAAAAACCGTCTATACCTTTGACGGCGGGGCCCGTGGCGCGTTTACCGTCTACGTCGGTGCCGGATCGCCGCGTGCGCTGGGCGGATTCTCCCCGTCACTATCCCTGCGGGCCGAACCGAAGCCAAACGACGGGGGACTGCCGGCCTTTGTGCTGGGCACCAGCAACGGAACGCGCCTTGAAGTTGGGTCCGTGGTGTGGGGGCTGGAGATTGGCCCGGACCACGCCGGATTTCGCATTGGGGCACGCAAGGGCAAACTTGTGGTGTCCCTCGGGGAGGGCGATGGATTCCTGCAGAATTTGCCTGGCGGTAACATCGAGGTGCCTTTCGACCTGGGTCTCATCATGGACACTAAGGGTGGCGTCCGTTTCGAGGGCGGTTCCGGACTGAAAGTCAATCTTCCCGTTGCAGCCACACTCTATGGTGTCTTCACTGTCCAGTATTTCCAGCTCGAGGTGGTCCTGTCTGACCGGGTTAGACTGGAGCTACGCGGCGGCTTCGGTGTCAAACTGGGCCCCTTTCAGGCCTCAGTTGACCAGTTGGGACTGGGGGCGGACATCACTTCATTCAAAGATGGGGCCGACTTCGGTGAGACAGTCCGTTTCCTTCCGCCCAAGGGGATTGGGCTGCGGCTCGACGCCGGCGCGGTCAAGGGCGGTGGATACCTATTTATTGATGCGCAACGCGGGGAATATGCCGGGGCGCTGGAGCTGACGATTGTCGGCGTCTTCAGCGTCAAAGCTATCTGCCTGATCAGCACAAGGCGCGCCGATGGCAGCGAGGGCTACTCCCTCCTGCTAATGATTTACGGCCAGTTTTCCGTGCACATTGCATTTGGCATCTTCCTCACGGGCATCGGCGGCCTCATTGGGCTGCACCACCGGGTGGATCTGGAAGCCCTCACGGCCGGCATGAAATCGGGTGTTCTGGACGATGTCCTCTTCCCGAATAATCCCGTTGCTGATGCGCCGCGAATCATAAACCGGTATAAGCAGCTGTTCCCGGTTGAACCGGACTCGCTGTTGATCGGCCCGATGCTTGAACTGTCGTTCAGCGAGCCGCCTATTGTCTACGTGCGGCTGGGACTGATCTTCGAGGTGCGGAATGCCCTAGCCGGAGACAAACCGTTGGCAGTGAGCAAGGTGGTTCTTGTCGGTCAGCTGCTGGCCCAACTGCCTCCCAAGGCCACCGGCGCGCCGGCGATTCTGAAGCTGTTGATCGACGTTGTCGGCTTCTACGACGTCGAAGAAAAGTTTCTTATGATCCGGGCCCGGCTGCGGGATTCCTTTGTCGGGATTGAGGGGTTCGCCACGTTGAACCTATCCGGAGAACTGCTCCTGGCCATGCATTTTGGCGACGATCCGTCGTTTGTTTTATCGGCCGGAGGATTCCACCCGGCTTTCAAAGAATTCCCCCCCGGCGTGCCTCACGAGCTGGAGAGGCTCGCTGTGTCCTTTGGCATCGGCCCTATCCATCTGCGCTGCGAAAACTACTTTGCCATCACCAGCAATTCCGTGCAGGCGGGATTCAAGATCAGCCTCAAGGCAGACTTCGACGTTGCAGCCATCGAGGGATGGCTGGCATTTGATGCGATGCTCTATCTGGCCCCCAGATTCCGCTTTATGGTGGGGGTTGACTTTAAAGTCAGCGTGGAGGCCTTTGGTGAGTCCCTCTGCTCCGTTACGGTGAAGATGCAGCTCGAGGGCCCCGGCGAGTGGCGGGCAAAGGGCGAGTTCGGCTTCTCCATCCTTTTCTGGGATGTTAGCGTCCCGTTCGATGAGAAATGGGGCAGCGCACCTGCGGTTGACTCAGGCAGCATCAGTGCCTCTGCGTTGATGCTCCAGGAGCTGCGTGATCCGCAACGGTTGTTGCCCGAAGCGCCAGTGGGCGGAGACGCCCTGGTTACCTTGGCCGCCGTGGAAGGGATCACACTACCACTCGCTCACCCGCTCGGGCGGCTAACCGTGCGCCAGCGGGTTGTTCCCTTTGAGGTGCCCATTGACAGGATAGGCACAAAGAAGCTGACTGAAGGAACGGTGGCCTTCGCCGTCGCCGCCGTTTTGGTGGGCGACGTACCGACGGCGGCCCGTGAACCTGTGCTGGATCATTTTGCACGCGGCCAATACATGGACCTGAGCGAGGACGAGCGCTTGGGCGGCCACTCCTTCGAGAGATTCCCGTGCGGTGTCAGCGTGGGCACCTCCGCTTATGCCGTCGCAGGAACTAGCAGGACAGTGGCAGCTACGTATGAGGAAAAGATCCTGGAGCCGGAAAGCACTATTTCTCGCTTTCCATGGACGCTGTATGCACTGGCCACCCCGGTGCTCACCTTGGACAGCAGACTCCTTCAGGTCCATGTCGCCTTGGGCGCTGCATCCCAATCCCCTAGAGCACATGAGGCGTCGCTCGCCGCCGGAGGGCCGGTCGGGGGCGCTACGGTGCTCCACGATGCTCCGTTGATGCTGGTCCATCCAAAGACTTTGGAGCACGTGGCGTCGCTGCTGCCGTCCGTGGCAGGATCGACAGCCGTAGCGGAGTTCCGCGCGGCCGCTGCGGGCGCCGTCGTCGTCGAGGCTTTTGAACTGGGAGGTCTCTGA
- a CDS encoding Pycsar system effector family protein has protein sequence MGTGKSESVHVSSLWRRFFTKNIRLTNSGSDETGAERTKDALSYCRQIYASTLDWYKVADQKGQLLLTLNGVLVTVSANAILRSASDVEKMRQVQSQLTWVLTLSAAATIGFSIVCAMLCLRSRLSNARIDRYLSDFKIGEKYQPVATFWFGTLAHMPEKVGVDMLQNATSQFELEATSREIMLLSQNVLRKHRWVNLGWLSAGAGLLLLISAMTSIVYFAG, from the coding sequence ATGGGCACCGGCAAATCCGAGAGCGTTCACGTGTCTTCTCTATGGCGCAGATTTTTCACTAAAAATATCCGATTGACGAATTCTGGCAGCGATGAGACGGGTGCCGAGCGGACGAAGGACGCATTGTCCTACTGTAGGCAGATCTATGCGTCAACTTTGGACTGGTATAAAGTGGCTGACCAAAAAGGTCAACTCCTACTGACCCTAAACGGCGTCCTTGTGACAGTCAGTGCCAATGCAATTCTCCGGTCCGCATCTGATGTTGAAAAGATGCGACAAGTTCAATCTCAACTGACATGGGTTCTCACTCTATCTGCGGCGGCAACGATAGGGTTTTCCATCGTCTGTGCGATGCTATGCCTTCGCTCGCGGCTTTCCAATGCCCGAATAGATCGTTACTTATCCGATTTCAAAATCGGTGAAAAGTATCAACCAGTTGCAACGTTTTGGTTTGGAACATTGGCACACATGCCCGAAAAGGTGGGTGTTGATATGCTGCAGAATGCAACAAGTCAGTTTGAGCTGGAAGCCACGAGTCGTGAAATTATGCTTTTGTCGCAGAACGTTCTTAGAAAACACAGGTGGGTCAACTTGGGATGGCTTTCTGCTGGCGCGGGATTATTGCTCCTTATTTCGGCGATGACGAGCATTGTTTATTTCGCTGGCTGA
- a CDS encoding cupin domain-containing protein, producing MATLHKYNPLDIALELKPRDDSNAEVWSQRLFTSEDEKQFHGVWQAAPGVHANLPGQETVVILEGRATVSGLNRESIDVAAGDLVFVDAGEVATWTVHEQLRKVFVINS from the coding sequence ATGGCAACTTTGCATAAGTACAACCCCCTCGACATCGCACTGGAGCTCAAGCCCCGAGATGACAGCAACGCCGAGGTGTGGAGCCAGCGCCTCTTCACCAGCGAGGACGAGAAGCAGTTCCACGGTGTATGGCAGGCGGCCCCCGGGGTGCACGCCAACCTTCCCGGACAGGAGACCGTGGTCATCCTTGAAGGACGGGCAACCGTCAGCGGGCTAAACCGTGAAAGCATCGACGTCGCTGCCGGAGACCTCGTCTTCGTCGACGCAGGCGAAGTCGCCACCTGGACCGTCCACGAACAGCTGCGCAAGGTCTTCGTGATCAACTCCTAA
- a CDS encoding MFS transporter: MTATARTAPAAVSSDKGTYTYIAVFSAVLYTVLLIAPVIAGKLIEQFGLTPVQVGTLFSLELGAFSLATVPAYLWLRRLNLRTASYIFTAIVIAGNVVSGFVDDFGLLMIARLVTSLAAGSITVIILTLSGKTANPSRAFGIFVVFQLAMGALILAVFPSLFAGAGVSAIYWTMADLAVLCLLVVKRIDGEMLRSATPVAAESRNRVPVLKAAADMAAVLLFYIALSGVWSFIAQISARSGMDLSASSLVRSLATVGGILSALVATALGETPRRKLYLAAGYTGMALSILLLFGSPVLIQFAAAAVIFKFAGPSSCRTCCPRCPPFPAADT; the protein is encoded by the coding sequence ATGACCGCTACGGCACGAACTGCTCCGGCAGCCGTCTCCTCGGACAAGGGGACGTACACCTATATCGCTGTTTTCAGCGCAGTCCTCTACACCGTCCTGCTAATTGCCCCCGTCATCGCAGGCAAACTGATCGAGCAGTTCGGTCTCACCCCTGTCCAGGTGGGGACACTCTTCTCCCTGGAGCTTGGCGCTTTCAGCCTGGCCACCGTCCCGGCCTATCTATGGCTCCGGCGCCTGAACCTGCGAACGGCGAGCTACATCTTCACCGCGATCGTCATTGCAGGCAACGTGGTCTCCGGCTTCGTGGACGACTTCGGCCTCTTGATGATCGCCCGGTTGGTGACCAGCCTCGCGGCAGGCTCCATCACCGTGATCATCCTGACCCTCAGCGGCAAAACAGCGAATCCCAGCCGCGCCTTCGGAATCTTCGTCGTTTTCCAGCTGGCCATGGGAGCACTCATTCTGGCGGTCTTCCCGTCACTGTTCGCCGGAGCGGGAGTCTCAGCGATCTACTGGACTATGGCCGACCTCGCAGTGCTGTGCCTGCTGGTGGTCAAGCGTATCGACGGCGAAATGCTGCGCAGCGCGACCCCCGTTGCTGCTGAATCGCGGAACCGGGTCCCAGTCCTCAAAGCAGCCGCGGACATGGCCGCCGTGCTGCTTTTCTACATCGCGCTCAGCGGTGTCTGGTCATTCATCGCCCAGATCTCGGCGCGCTCCGGGATGGACCTTTCCGCGAGCAGCCTGGTCCGCTCCCTCGCTACTGTCGGCGGCATCCTGTCCGCCCTTGTTGCCACCGCGCTTGGCGAGACACCGCGCCGGAAGCTCTACCTGGCGGCAGGTTACACGGGCATGGCCCTCAGTATCTTGTTGCTTTTCGGATCACCGGTCCTTATCCAATTCGCCGCGGCCGCCGTGATCTTCAAGTTTGCTGGACCTTCATCCTGCCGTACCTGCTGTCCACGCTGTCCTCCTTTTCCGGCGGCGGACACCTGA